In Musa acuminata AAA Group cultivar baxijiao chromosome BXJ2-8, Cavendish_Baxijiao_AAA, whole genome shotgun sequence, one genomic interval encodes:
- the LOC135619402 gene encoding jacalin-related lectin 3-like: MANAGGLTTSVPTGLQGLIKVTEWGGEEGTEWHTGSVDDIIDVTVHFGDENITRMDVTYELDGEIETKSYGVTGLESERISFEKGEYIKSLSGRFEEMNGVVVIRKLTADKDDGDSKDFGKDSGTPFSLSLEKGKVSGFHGRADATKGAITALGVYLRAD, translated from the exons TGTCCCGACAGGGCTCCAGGGATTGATCAAGGTCACTGAATGGGGAGGGGAAGAAGGGACAGAGTGGCATACTGGATCTGTCGACGACATCATCGACGTGACCGTTCATTTCGGAGATGAAAATATCACTAGGATGGACGTAACATACGAACTTGATGGAGAGATTGAAACCAAGAGCTACGGAGTGACGGGACTTGAATCTGAGAGA ATTAGTTTTGAGAAAGGCGAATACATCAAATCTTTATCGGGACGTTTTGAGGAAATGAACGGAGTCGTCGTGATAAGAAAACTTACGGCTGACAAAGATGACGGCGATTCGAAGGATTTCGGCAAGGACAGTGGTACTCCTTTCTCCCTTTCTCTCGAGAAGGGTAAGGTGAGCGGCTTCCATGGACGTGCTGATGCAACCAAAGGTGCAATTACTGCACTTGGGGTCTACTTGCGGGCTGATTAG
- the LOC103994367 gene encoding agmatine coumaroyltransferase-2-like, with amino-acid sequence MAEQIKAVKVRVESSKLVKPSYVGEPPSTDLCIPLSVFDKINYKVHGAVIYAFRPPTPPNTDIEKGLVTALSEHREWAGRLHEDAQGEPVILLNDAGARFIEVSSDDVLDRAVIHEPSTALLPLHPWVKGVEELLQVQLTRFACGTLVVGYTSHHWVADGHSMSKFIVAWGLATRGLPMDPLPLHGRGAFFIPRNPPRVEFEHRGVEFTARKAFDAEDAADDIADDIVFHKAHFSREFLEMLKAKASIGADRRYNTFESLMAHLWRVVSVARGVDERITSGLRISVNGRARLRPPVPDEYLGNLVLWAFPRVKVGDLVNRPLQFAAALIHEETARMDDGYFRSLIDFASLEDVKDEALEGAAEANYRVMNPNLEVHNLVRFPFWDLDFGSGKPFMFMPCYVPVEGIMFLVPSPTRDGSMDVYVALLKHNVSSFKQLCHMVRPNL; translated from the exons ATGGCGGAACAGATCAAAGCCGTGAAGGTGAGGGTGGAGAGCTCGAAGCTCGTCAAGCCTTCGTATGTAGGCGAACCGCCGTCCACCGATCTCTGCATTCCTCTCAGTGTCTTCGACAAGATCAATTACAAAGTCCACGGGGCCGTCATCTACGCCTTCCGGCCGCCGACGCCGCCCAACACGGACATCGAGAAGGGGCTTGTCACGGCGCTGTCCGAGCACCGGGAGTGGGCTGGCCGGCTGCACGAGGACGCCCAGGGTGAGCCCGTCATCCTCCTCAATGACGCCGGGGCAAGGTTCATCGAGGTGTCGTCGGATGACGTGCTCGATCGAGCCGTCATTCACGAGCCGTCGACGGCCTTGTTGCCGCTGCATCCGTGGGTCAAAGGCGTGGAGGAGCTGTTGCAGGTGCAGCTGACGAGGTTCGCGTGTGGAACCCTGGTGGTGGGCTACACGTCGCATCACTGGGTCGCCGATGGCCATTCCATGAGCAAGTTCATCGTGGCATGGGGTCTCGCCACACGGGGCCTTCCGATGGATCCCCTCCCCTTGCACGGCCGCGGCGCCTTCTTCATCCCCCGCAATCCACCTCGCGTCGAGTTCGAGCACCGTGGGGTGGAGTTCACGGCCAGGAAGGCGTTCGACGCCGAGGACGCCGCGGACGACATA GCGGACGACATAGTCTTCCACAAGGCGCACTTCAGCAGAGAATTCCTGGAGATGCTCAAGGCTAAGGCCTCGATCGGGGCCGACCGGCGCTACAACACGTTCGAGAGCCTGATGGCGCACTTATGGCGAGTTGTGAGCGTAGCCCGCGGGGTGGACGAGCGCATCACCAGCGGCCTCCGCATCTCCGTCAACGGCCGCGCGAGACTGAGGCCCCCTGTGCCGGACGAATACCTCGGCAACCTGGTGCTGTGGGCGTTTCCCCGCGTGAAGGTGGGGGATCTCGTCAACAGGCCACTGCAGTTCGCGGCGGCGCTCATCCACGAGGAGACCGCGAGGATGGACGACGGATATTTCAGATCGTTGATAGATTTCGCGAGCTTGGAGGACGTGAAGGACGAGGCGCTGGAGGGAGCGGCCGAAGCGAACTATAGGGTGATGAACCCAAACTTGGAGGTGCACAACTTGGTGAGGTTCCCGTTCTGGGACCTCGATTTTGGTAGTGGGAAGCCATTCATGTTCATGCCATGCTACGTGCCCGTGGAGGGAATAATGTTCTTGGTGCCATCCCCCACTCGAGACGGAAGCATGGACGTTTACGTGGCCTTGTTAAAACACAACGTGTCCTCGTTCAAGCAGCTGTGTCATATGGTAAGGCCTAATTTGTAA
- the LOC103994366 gene encoding agmatine coumaroyltransferase-2-like has translation MPEQIEALKVRVENSKHVKPLYKGEPPRADLCIPFSVFDKITCNNYMAVIYAFEPPSPSNSDIEKGLATALTEYRDWAGRLREDARGDPVILLNDSGPRFVEASSDAVLDRTVLLGSSPALLPLSPCIKGAEELLLVQLTRFACGTLVLGFTTQHLIADGHAVSKFLVAWGLATRGLPMDPRPLHDRGAFIPRNPPCVEFEHRGVEFKPKKASDTEDLPLTVDIVIHKTHFTREFLESLKAKASLGADRSYSSFESLMAHLWRVVTKARGLDEHITSHVRISVDGRARLRPRVPGEYFGNLVLWAFPRAKVGDLVNKPLQFAAALVREGITRLDDGYFRSFIDFASSETVKEEGLEATAEVHERVMSPNLEVHSWLKFPFRDVDFGGGNPFMFMPTYTREEGMLFLMPSAIGDGSIEVYVSSLRHNVAPFKQLCYLLD, from the coding sequence ATGCCGGAACAGATCGAAGCCTTGAAGGTGAGAGTGGAGAACTCGAAGCACGTCAAGCCTTTGTATAAAGGCGAACCGCCTCGGGCCGATCTCTGCATTCCGTTCAGTGTCTTCGACAAGATCACTTGCAACAACTACATGGCCGTCATCTACGCCTTCGAGCCGCCGTCGCCGTCGAACTCCGACATCGAGAAGGGCCTTGCCACCGCGCTGACAGAGTACCGGGATTGGGCTGGCCGGCTGCGTGAGGACGCCCGGGGCGATCCCGTCATCCTCCTCAATGACAGCGGGCCGCGGTTCGTCGAGGCGTCGTCCGACGCCGTGCTCGACCGGACCGTCCTTCTCGGGTcgtcgccggccttgctcccacTGAGTCCGTGCATCAAAGGCGCGGAGGAGCTGTTGCTGGTGCAGCTGACGAGGTTCGCGTGTGGAACCCTGGTGTTGGGTTTCACGACGCAACACCTGATCGCCGATGGACACGCCGTCAGCAAGTTCCTCGTGGCATGGGGCCTGGCTACACGGGGCCTCCCGATGGATCCCCGCCCCTTGCATGACCGCGGCGCCTTCATCCCCCGTAACCCACCTTGCGTCGAGTTCGAGCACCGTGGGGTGGAGTTCAAGCCCAAGAAGGCGTCCGACACCGAGGACCTCCCTCTGACGGTCGACATAGTCATCCACAAGACGCACTTCACCAGAGAATTCCTGGAGAGTCTCAAGGCCAAGGCCTCGCTCGGGGCCGACCGGAGCTACAGCTCGTTCGAGAGCTTGATGGCGCACTTATGGCGAGTGGTGACCAAGGCCCGCGGGCTGGACGAGCACATCACCAGCCACGTCCGCATCTCCGTGGACGGTCGCGCGAGGCTGAGGCCCCGTGTGCCGGGCGAATACTTCGGCAACCTGGTGCTGTGGGCGTTTCCCCGCGCGAAGGTGGGGGACCTCGTCAACAAGCCACTGCAGTTCGCGGCGGCGCTCGTCCGGGAGGGCATCACGAGGTTGGACGACGGATATTTCAGATCGTTCATAGATTTCGCGAGCTCGGAGACGGTGAAGGAGGAGGGCCTGGAGGCGACGGCCGAGGTGCACGAGAGGGTGATGAGCCCAAACTTGGAGGTGCACAGCTGGTTGAAGTTCCCGTTCCGTGACGTCGATTTTGGTGGTGGGAATCCCTTCATGTTCATGCCAACCTACACTCGCGAGGAGGGGATGCTGTTCTTAATGCCATCCGCCATTGGAGACGGAAGCATCGAGGTTTACGTGTCTTCGTTAAGACACAACGTGGCCCCATTCAAGCAGCTGTGTTATCTACTCGACTAG